From Schistocerca cancellata isolate TAMUIC-IGC-003103 chromosome 6, iqSchCanc2.1, whole genome shotgun sequence, a single genomic window includes:
- the LOC126191217 gene encoding drosulfakinins — translation MSSRAVLLMVAVALGAWLSGAAPSASGAAASAAAPGGARRLEELLLSAPYDDPALVDDLLEAASKRQLASDDYGHMRFGKRQPAAPAAPVPVAPRFDDYGHFRFGKRRPQ, via the coding sequence ATGAGCAGCCGCGCCGTGCTTCTGATGGTGGCCGTGGCACTGGGAGCGTGGCTGAGCGGCGCCGCCCCCTCCGCCTCCGGCGCCGCCGCCTCGGCCGCCGCCCCTGGGGGCGCGCGCCGCCTCGAGGAGCTGCTGCTGTCCGCCCCCTACGACGACCCCGCGCTCGTCGACGACCTGCTGGAGGCGGCCTCCAAGAGGCAGCTCGCCAGCGACGACTACGGCCACATGCGCTTCGGCAAGCGGcagcccgccgcccccgccgcccccgtccCCGTGGCCCCCCGCTTCGACGACTACGGACACTTCCGCTTCGGCAAGAGGAGGCCGCAGTGA